From Thiomicrospira sp. XS5, one genomic window encodes:
- a CDS encoding DUF1461 domain-containing protein: MRQTKPWIRPSFWLGVIWVWAGFLLSLWISWHLLAKTDFFYPVWYDHAGIHENIERYAPDNHYREGFEKTSRNERLALFHGIVVAIQHQGKGLDTLAYRHEGQSVLLLHPPEIGHLQDVANLVSWLNRAGLVIFGIWLLIGLWRFKHHQYTTLRQAWWILGSNLALIALLLGVFGAEKVFYQLHVWVFPPEHPWFFFYEDSLMSTLMKAPDLFAYIAIALVVTAGLIFSLLLYTAQRVQTQAGRLKSR; the protein is encoded by the coding sequence ATGCGCCAAACCAAGCCATGGATAAGGCCCTCTTTCTGGCTGGGTGTGATATGGGTTTGGGCCGGTTTTCTGCTATCGCTTTGGATCAGCTGGCACCTGTTGGCCAAAACGGATTTCTTCTATCCCGTTTGGTACGACCACGCCGGCATTCACGAAAACATTGAACGTTATGCCCCCGACAATCACTACCGTGAGGGGTTTGAGAAAACCTCACGCAACGAACGCTTAGCGCTGTTTCACGGCATTGTCGTGGCGATTCAACACCAAGGGAAAGGGCTGGACACGTTGGCTTATCGTCATGAAGGGCAAAGCGTTTTACTGTTACACCCTCCGGAAATCGGTCATTTGCAGGATGTCGCCAACCTGGTCTCCTGGTTGAACCGAGCAGGCCTGGTCATTTTCGGGATTTGGCTTCTCATCGGTTTATGGCGTTTCAAACACCATCAATACACGACTTTACGCCAGGCCTGGTGGATTTTGGGAAGCAACTTGGCCCTCATCGCACTGCTCTTGGGAGTATTTGGCGCGGAAAAAGTTTTCTACCAACTGCATGTCTGGGTGTTTCCGCCGGAACATCCCTGGTTCTTTTTCTACGAAGACTCTTTAATGAGTACCTTGATGAAGGCGCCGGATTTATTCGCGTACATCGCCATCGCATTGGTCGTGACTGCCGGATTGATTTTTAGCTTGCTACTCTACACCGCACAACGCGTCCAAACACAGGCGGGCCGCTTAAAAAGCCGTTGA
- a CDS encoding thioesterase family protein → MFKLEMAVRDYECDLQGVVNNAVYQNYLEHARHEFLLANQVDFAALAAQGIDLMVIRAEVDYKASLRPHDRFYVTVEVVPQGRVKVVFLQNIYKEDGTLMVAAKTYGATVQNGRPVRMAPELLALASQATEVG, encoded by the coding sequence ATGTTTAAGCTTGAAATGGCCGTCCGCGATTACGAGTGCGATCTGCAAGGCGTGGTCAATAACGCGGTGTATCAGAATTATTTGGAACATGCGCGCCACGAATTTTTATTGGCGAACCAAGTGGATTTTGCGGCGTTGGCGGCCCAAGGCATCGATTTGATGGTGATTCGCGCCGAAGTCGATTACAAGGCCTCTTTGCGGCCGCACGATCGTTTCTATGTGACGGTCGAAGTGGTGCCGCAGGGGCGTGTCAAAGTGGTGTTTCTCCAGAACATTTATAAAGAAGACGGCACCTTGATGGTGGCGGCGAAAACCTACGGCGCCACCGTGCAAAACGGTCGCCCGGTGCGAATGGCGCCGGAATTATTGGCGTTGGCTTCTCAAGCCACGGAAGTCGGGTAG
- a CDS encoding diguanylate cyclase gives MPFRPLWISVLLIGLVFSAKAFSQTLTPITVQVNWNHQFQFAGFYAAVKQGYYRDAGLDVTIKNWRPGTNMVDEVVHGRTDFATAYSSVIVDYAKGAPIKLVMSSFQFSPMVLLAHQPIEELKDMSGMTVMHFTNLQIQSLINKANTVTQKPLTSIPPSGNLNDFIGHKVDLYGAYMTNEPFRLQQEGVPYYAVDPKTFGVQSYGDLIITSERFANRYPEEVKRFKDATIRGWRYALQHQAEVVDYIMAHYPVVKSREALLNEAKVTVHYVKSGLTPIGNVEPAKLLATAAEAKEVGLLSTAIFNRLDMTDFIFNAASYVFTPEELAYIEQNPVVNLANDIDWEPFEFIDSKGRYRGIAAEYFQLLSQKTGLRFQVDQTRPWAEVLKLAQEGKYDAFSCAVATPERSEYMQFTEPYLSFPMVLVGQKELSVIPDYKQLNGHTVAVVNGYWSHETLAKNYPEIKLLPVSSVKEGLEAVVDGRAMVYSGNLGAINYAINKYGLTGIHVIGQSEHRFELAIGVRKDKPVLFNILQKGLASITEEERREIFNHWIQLEMVSRLDQRQLLEVALVILVVVLAMLLLVAFYRYQKNKQQAYINQIHELNYATLVDLESLTFIWVSEAYCRLTGYAEQELLGRSYLDLATDDLTKRKQDHIRNWLLAGRAWHGEMEGCTAANNPYWVELTLTPVRNIWGRVHQVWATRVDISDRKRIEQISITDDLTELYNRRYFNQVFGRELKRAKRDDVPLSVAMLDIDFFKKINDHYGHQKGDEVLKQVANLMKRHFARETDMLFRMGGEEFFVLASFKSQEAFQKHLEDLCSGVQSLGILNENSQHGLLTISIGAAFLQPGELVGTDQTYHLVDEALYSAKQEGRNQVVMVKPGVMAG, from the coding sequence ATGCCTTTTCGCCCTTTATGGATTTCCGTACTGCTGATCGGCTTGGTGTTTTCTGCCAAGGCGTTCTCTCAAACATTGACCCCGATTACCGTTCAGGTGAATTGGAATCACCAATTTCAATTCGCCGGTTTCTATGCGGCCGTCAAACAGGGGTATTATCGTGACGCCGGGTTGGATGTGACGATTAAAAATTGGCGGCCCGGCACCAATATGGTCGATGAAGTGGTGCATGGCCGGACCGATTTTGCCACGGCGTACAGTTCCGTGATTGTCGATTATGCGAAAGGCGCGCCCATCAAACTGGTCATGAGCTCTTTCCAGTTTTCACCGATGGTGCTACTGGCGCATCAACCGATTGAAGAACTCAAAGACATGAGCGGCATGACCGTCATGCACTTTACCAATCTACAAATTCAAAGTCTCATCAATAAAGCCAATACGGTGACGCAAAAGCCTTTGACGTCGATACCGCCTTCCGGCAATTTAAACGATTTTATTGGCCATAAGGTGGATTTGTATGGCGCTTATATGACCAATGAACCCTTTCGGCTTCAGCAAGAAGGGGTGCCTTATTATGCGGTGGACCCGAAAACCTTCGGGGTGCAAAGTTATGGCGATTTGATTATCACCTCCGAGCGGTTTGCCAATCGTTACCCAGAAGAGGTCAAGCGTTTCAAGGACGCGACCATTCGGGGGTGGCGTTATGCCCTGCAGCATCAGGCCGAAGTGGTGGATTACATTATGGCGCACTACCCGGTGGTGAAGTCGCGGGAAGCCTTGCTCAATGAAGCCAAGGTGACGGTGCATTATGTGAAGTCGGGTTTGACACCCATTGGTAATGTCGAGCCGGCGAAATTGCTAGCAACGGCGGCCGAAGCGAAAGAAGTCGGTCTGTTGTCAACGGCGATCTTCAACCGCTTGGATATGACCGATTTCATTTTCAATGCAGCCAGCTATGTTTTCACTCCCGAAGAGTTGGCCTATATCGAACAAAACCCGGTGGTGAACCTGGCGAATGATATTGATTGGGAACCGTTTGAGTTCATTGATTCCAAAGGGCGCTACCGCGGTATCGCCGCTGAGTACTTTCAGTTACTGTCTCAAAAAACCGGTTTGCGTTTTCAGGTGGATCAGACGCGCCCCTGGGCGGAAGTACTGAAGTTGGCCCAGGAAGGGAAATACGATGCGTTTTCCTGTGCGGTGGCGACCCCGGAGCGTTCCGAGTATATGCAGTTTACCGAACCGTATTTGTCGTTTCCAATGGTGTTGGTGGGGCAAAAAGAGCTGTCGGTGATTCCGGATTACAAGCAATTGAACGGTCACACGGTGGCGGTGGTGAACGGCTATTGGTCGCATGAGACGCTGGCCAAAAACTACCCGGAAATCAAATTATTGCCGGTGAGCTCGGTGAAAGAAGGCTTGGAAGCGGTGGTTGATGGCCGGGCCATGGTGTACTCGGGAAATTTGGGGGCGATTAACTACGCCATTAACAAATACGGTTTGACCGGCATTCATGTTATCGGGCAATCCGAGCACCGCTTTGAACTGGCTATCGGGGTGCGTAAAGACAAGCCAGTTTTATTCAATATTTTGCAGAAAGGGTTGGCGTCCATTACGGAAGAGGAGCGCCGCGAAATTTTCAATCACTGGATTCAACTGGAAATGGTGAGTCGCCTTGATCAGCGTCAGTTATTGGAGGTGGCTTTGGTCATCCTGGTGGTCGTGTTGGCCATGTTGCTGTTGGTGGCTTTTTACCGTTATCAAAAAAACAAACAGCAAGCTTATATCAATCAAATTCACGAATTGAACTATGCCACCTTGGTGGATTTGGAGTCGTTAACCTTTATTTGGGTGAGCGAGGCTTATTGTCGTTTGACGGGGTATGCCGAACAAGAGTTGTTAGGGCGCTCCTACCTGGATCTTGCGACGGATGACCTGACGAAACGTAAACAGGATCATATTCGGAATTGGCTATTGGCCGGCCGAGCCTGGCACGGCGAGATGGAGGGGTGCACCGCCGCCAACAATCCTTATTGGGTGGAGTTGACCTTGACGCCGGTGCGTAATATCTGGGGGCGTGTGCATCAAGTCTGGGCGACTCGGGTGGACATCTCTGATCGTAAGCGCATTGAGCAGATTTCCATTACCGATGACCTGACCGAGTTGTATAACCGACGCTATTTCAACCAGGTCTTCGGGCGAGAATTGAAACGAGCCAAACGGGATGACGTGCCTTTATCGGTGGCGATGCTCGACATTGATTTCTTTAAGAAGATTAATGACCATTACGGGCATCAGAAAGGCGACGAGGTTTTGAAGCAAGTGGCGAATTTGATGAAGCGGCATTTTGCCCGTGAGACCGACATGCTGTTCCGGATGGGAGGGGAAGAGTTTTTTGTTTTAGCGAGCTTTAAGTCACAGGAAGCGTTTCAAAAGCATCTTGAAGACCTGTGCTCGGGCGTTCAAAGTTTGGGCATTTTAAATGAAAATTCACAGCACGGCTTGCTGACGATTTCAATCGGGGCCGCTTTTTTACAGCCGGGCGAACTGGTCGGTACCGATCAAACGTATCATTTAGTGGATGAGGCACTGTATTCGGCTAAACAGGAAGGGCGTAACCAAGTGGTGATGGTCAAACCGGGCGTGATGGCTGGATGA
- a CDS encoding DUF4197 domain-containing protein produces the protein MSSNRAKKYSVHKLAVCVIFGGVVSIAQAGWLDQAQDLLQSSSSESSESSTADQSAHSSSALPANLSTSELSKAFKQALDIGSKQVVSQLSQVGGYSQDPAVHIPLPTQLQRADALLKQAGLGDYSQALEAKLNEAAEQAAPQAQALFIQAISEMKFADLQALYNGPDDSATQYLRQKTDTELQRQMKPIIAQKMDEVGAVKLYDQMMAEYQGMPFVPDIKTNLVDYTSQKGLDGLFYYLAEKEAEIRENPAEQTTELLKKVFSP, from the coding sequence ATGTCTTCAAATCGTGCAAAAAAATATTCTGTTCATAAGTTAGCGGTTTGCGTTATTTTCGGTGGGGTGGTTTCGATTGCTCAGGCGGGTTGGTTGGATCAGGCTCAGGATCTTTTGCAATCATCGTCGTCGGAATCATCGGAAAGTTCGACCGCTGATCAATCCGCTCATTCTTCATCCGCGTTGCCTGCCAATCTGTCGACAAGTGAATTGTCGAAAGCTTTCAAGCAAGCGCTGGACATCGGTTCCAAACAAGTGGTGTCACAATTAAGTCAGGTTGGAGGCTATAGTCAGGATCCGGCGGTTCACATTCCGTTGCCGACTCAGTTGCAGCGGGCCGATGCACTCTTAAAACAGGCGGGGTTGGGGGATTACAGCCAAGCATTGGAAGCGAAGCTCAACGAGGCTGCTGAACAAGCCGCTCCTCAAGCTCAGGCGTTGTTTATTCAAGCGATTTCCGAAATGAAGTTTGCCGATTTACAAGCTCTTTATAATGGGCCGGATGACTCGGCCACACAATATTTACGCCAAAAAACGGATACAGAGTTGCAGCGTCAGATGAAACCGATCATCGCACAGAAAATGGATGAGGTCGGCGCGGTGAAGCTTTATGACCAGATGATGGCAGAGTATCAGGGGATGCCTTTCGTGCCGGATATCAAAACCAATTTGGTGGATTACACTTCTCAAAAAGGCTTAGATGGTTTGTTTTATTACTTGGCTGAAAAAGAAGCCGAGATTCGTGAAAACCCTGCCGAGCAAACCACGGAACTTCTGAAAAAAGTGTTTAGTCCTTAA
- the rpmG gene encoding 50S ribosomal protein L33 produces the protein MRDKIKLQSTESAYFYTTDKNKRNMAGKFEIKKYDPILRKHVLFKEAKIK, from the coding sequence ATGCGCGATAAAATTAAACTTCAATCGACAGAAAGCGCTTATTTTTATACAACCGATAAAAACAAGCGTAACATGGCCGGAAAATTCGAGATCAAGAAATACGATCCGATTCTGCGCAAGCATGTTCTCTTCAAAGAAGCCAAAATCAAATAA
- the radC gene encoding DNA repair protein RadC has protein sequence MAITDWHENDRPREKLLNFGPEHLSDAELLAIFLRVGVQGKSAVELAQDLLDHFGSLHQLLNADETEFCKAKGLGQAKFVQLQAVLEISRRHFESGLTKGDALTDPENVARLLQHHIGQQARETFGLVLLDQQHHFIAFAPLFTGTLNQASVHAREVIQTILDHQAAAVILAHNHPSGDPTPSQADLDLTQRLKQALDMIEVRCLDHIILGDHGRWTSLAQQGHL, from the coding sequence ATGGCAATTACCGATTGGCACGAAAACGACCGACCGCGTGAAAAACTCCTCAACTTCGGCCCCGAACACCTCAGTGACGCCGAACTGCTCGCCATTTTCCTGCGCGTCGGCGTGCAAGGCAAAAGTGCCGTCGAACTGGCGCAGGATTTACTGGACCACTTCGGCAGCCTGCACCAACTGCTCAACGCGGACGAAACGGAATTTTGCAAAGCCAAGGGACTCGGGCAAGCTAAATTTGTTCAACTCCAAGCGGTTTTGGAAATCTCTCGCCGCCACTTTGAATCCGGGTTGACCAAAGGCGACGCCTTGACCGATCCGGAAAACGTCGCCCGGTTATTGCAACACCACATCGGCCAGCAGGCACGGGAAACCTTTGGTTTGGTCTTGCTGGACCAGCAGCACCATTTTATTGCCTTTGCCCCGCTCTTTACCGGCACGCTGAATCAAGCCTCGGTACACGCCCGAGAAGTCATCCAGACCATTCTGGACCATCAGGCGGCGGCAGTGATACTGGCACACAATCACCCGTCCGGCGACCCAACGCCCAGTCAGGCCGACCTGGATTTGACCCAACGTTTAAAGCAGGCTTTGGACATGATTGAAGTGCGTTGCCTGGACCACATTATCTTGGGCGACCACGGTCGGTGGACGTCCCTCGCACAGCAAGGGCATTTGTAA
- the coaBC gene encoding bifunctional phosphopantothenoylcysteine decarboxylase/phosphopantothenate--cysteine ligase CoaBC, whose amino-acid sequence MKVLLGVTGGIAAYKALELVRLFVKGGHEVQVVMTEGAKAFIQPLSFQALSGHPVRDQLFDETQEAGMGHIELARWPDVILVAPCSAETLAKLRMGRADDLLTTLCLASDKPKMLAPAMNRLMWQNDATQENLAVLQQCGWQVIPPGEGEQACGETGAGRLPEPPAIYAAVVQQVADITKNAQAWAELAKRWQGKRLLVSAGPTQEAMDPVRFLGNHSSGKMGFAIAETARKLGADVTLVAGPVALSAHPEIRRLDVVSAQEMLAAVSEQVSLQDVFISAAAVADFRPETAHDRKLKKQAGQDDMTLRLVKNPDIVATVAQQHPDVFVVGFAAETDDVLAHAREKRARKGLDMICANRVGDGLGFETDDNQLTLMTEAQKRTLTPSSKSQQAFELLAFIAEATF is encoded by the coding sequence ATGAAGGTTTTACTGGGCGTCACCGGCGGCATCGCCGCGTATAAAGCATTGGAATTGGTGCGACTGTTTGTTAAAGGCGGGCATGAGGTTCAGGTGGTGATGACCGAAGGGGCCAAGGCGTTTATTCAGCCGTTATCGTTTCAAGCCTTGTCGGGCCATCCGGTGCGTGACCAGTTGTTTGACGAAACCCAGGAAGCCGGGATGGGGCACATTGAATTGGCGCGCTGGCCGGATGTGATTTTGGTGGCGCCTTGTTCGGCGGAAACCCTGGCCAAGCTCCGAATGGGGCGCGCCGATGACTTATTGACAACTCTGTGTCTGGCGTCGGATAAGCCGAAAATGTTGGCTCCTGCGATGAACCGCTTGATGTGGCAAAACGACGCCACTCAAGAAAACCTGGCGGTACTGCAGCAGTGTGGTTGGCAGGTAATCCCGCCGGGAGAAGGCGAGCAGGCCTGCGGGGAAACCGGTGCCGGGCGTTTGCCGGAACCCCCCGCAATTTATGCGGCGGTGGTACAACAGGTGGCGGACATTACGAAAAACGCCCAGGCCTGGGCAGAATTGGCGAAACGTTGGCAGGGCAAACGTTTGTTGGTGTCCGCCGGGCCGACGCAGGAGGCGATGGATCCGGTGCGCTTCCTGGGCAATCACAGTTCCGGCAAAATGGGGTTTGCCATTGCCGAAACCGCCCGGAAGTTAGGCGCGGACGTGACGTTGGTGGCCGGACCGGTCGCGCTGTCCGCCCACCCCGAGATTCGGCGGCTGGATGTGGTGTCGGCTCAGGAAATGCTGGCGGCGGTGTCCGAGCAAGTCAGTCTTCAGGATGTGTTTATCAGTGCCGCGGCGGTGGCCGATTTTCGGCCGGAAACGGCGCATGACCGTAAGTTGAAAAAACAAGCCGGTCAGGATGACATGACCTTGCGTTTGGTGAAAAACCCCGATATCGTCGCGACGGTGGCACAGCAGCATCCGGATGTTTTCGTGGTGGGGTTTGCCGCCGAAACGGACGATGTGCTGGCGCACGCGCGTGAAAAACGCGCCCGAAAAGGGCTGGACATGATTTGCGCCAACCGTGTCGGCGACGGGCTGGGGTTTGAAACCGATGATAACCAGTTAACCTTGATGACCGAAGCGCAGAAACGGACATTGACGCCGTCGTCCAAGTCGCAACAAGCATTCGAGCTGTTAGCGTTCATTGCGGAAGCGACCTTTTAA
- a CDS encoding DUF4156 domain-containing protein encodes MKVPALTQRFILPLASVVVVSLLAVSGCTFNKPTEASKSVTVVKAFNVTGCEKLGTTTAQVQSSLGGVEFSKEKVQKELINIAKNDAGTMGGDSIVAVSPVIGGMQKFDIYKCAK; translated from the coding sequence ATGAAAGTACCCGCGTTGACGCAACGTTTCATTCTTCCATTGGCAAGTGTGGTTGTCGTATCCCTATTGGCCGTAAGTGGCTGTACTTTTAATAAACCGACCGAGGCGTCGAAAAGTGTCACGGTGGTAAAAGCGTTTAATGTCACCGGTTGTGAAAAGCTGGGCACGACCACGGCTCAGGTTCAGAGTTCGCTGGGCGGCGTGGAATTCTCGAAAGAGAAAGTTCAGAAAGAACTGATCAATATCGCGAAAAACGATGCCGGCACCATGGGTGGCGATTCGATTGTGGCGGTGTCTCCTGTGATTGGTGGCATGCAGAAATTCGATATTTATAAGTGCGCGAAATAA
- the rpmB gene encoding 50S ribosomal protein L28: protein MSKVCQVTGKKPVVGNNVSHSHRKTRRRFLPNLQTHRFWVENESRFVKLRVSTSGMRIIDKNGIESVLAEMRARGEKV, encoded by the coding sequence ATGTCCAAAGTCTGCCAAGTAACAGGAAAGAAGCCTGTAGTCGGTAACAATGTTTCCCACTCTCATCGTAAAACTCGTCGTCGTTTTTTACCTAACCTACAAACTCACCGTTTTTGGGTTGAGAACGAAAGCCGTTTTGTAAAACTACGCGTTTCCACTTCTGGAATGCGTATCATCGACAAAAACGGTATTGAGTCAGTGCTTGCAGAAATGCGTGCACGTGGTGAGAAAGTTTAA
- a CDS encoding PAS domain-containing protein gives MHSYRPQQAEFRTLILQRLDEAIDSFSGFDSTSLEMELDALFCLLDSLSYTLKSYGMNRFSDGFASLKRRMMSDIHPTFEGFDAFLAELQALRNRLAESVETESLREEDAPRLCFYGVSDSQINDLSRRTSGLSLQEVIFHSPTELSGLRRRDILVFSLPESKQHNLSFLANVMAQHFPLEQAIYLAASEDMGLRLDLSRHGFQFFFVWPEDSFYFRRHFYQLYHNIAAQYQPYRVCLIGEGDACRDLEAHLSGLGVHTAHYREAEQALAAVRNGLPNAIVLNQDASEDVASIHTALRQFPNMKMVPVFHFQTVPEHLAKLDAFNHYQEDVVLPKSMPVYRLGTQILARLDHERDLRYLTDAADNALQKAIDYKTGLDFHNIISVADRKGRIIEVNDTFCRVSGYTRDELLGQDHRIVNSGRHPKEFFAEMWRTIASGQPWRGEVCNRAKSGELYWVESSIIPILDIKGRPEKYISIRTDVTHIKQTEQRLLDAQSMAKISYWQLDVNNQTLEWSDTIYDIFGYDRESFPPDIEGFESIVHPDDYDDVVAAKAKLAEPGGFAFAHRIVRADGSLRYIQQQGHPVLDEAGNVIFISGFAQDVTDIKVAENALKTSEDRLSRSQSFANIGTWDWNIQTGEVYWSDRIAPLFGGERQEMESTFDNFVDYLHPDDRQTVLDAITACVEKGEDYNVEHRVVWGDGTVRWLQERGDVIRSETGEAQRMLGIVQDITERKQSEQDLIEALKRAEKADQAKSDFLSSMSHELRTPLNAIIGFAELLKDDGLSERQLRQVHNIADSGEHLLALINQLLELSRIEEGEVDINVEPTCLENLVKSSLSTIEPLANKHRIAVLPIQWHEFDYQVEVDGLRFKQVLLNLLSNAVKYNRPNGTIQLRAQTVALPGGRKHVRIAVTDTGYGIPLEKQSQVFAAYKRLGQESSDIEGTGIGLSIAQKLMELMGGEIGFSSEEGKGSSFWVTLPLVSSDASKAEALDVAAEFECTDCLIKVLLVDDNPNNMRLMAEASHDLTGVELNIAPNLELGAEMLVSYQPNLVLLGKRLEPDQALETIRAYKSTSAVSGERFYCLLADFVLDEVDCILPVELSGTDVTTLIAKARGMTNV, from the coding sequence ATGCACTCTTATCGACCGCAACAGGCCGAATTTCGCACGCTGATTCTTCAGCGTCTGGATGAGGCCATAGACTCGTTTTCAGGTTTTGATTCCACGTCGCTCGAGATGGAATTGGACGCGCTTTTCTGTTTGTTGGACTCTCTGTCTTACACCTTGAAATCTTACGGTATGAACCGCTTTTCCGACGGGTTTGCCAGCTTGAAGCGGCGGATGATGAGCGATATTCATCCGACGTTTGAAGGGTTCGATGCTTTTTTGGCGGAGTTGCAGGCGTTGCGCAACCGCTTGGCAGAAAGCGTTGAGACAGAATCCTTGCGGGAAGAAGACGCCCCGAGACTGTGTTTTTACGGGGTTTCGGATTCGCAAATCAACGACCTGTCGCGCCGCACCAGCGGCTTGAGTTTGCAAGAAGTGATTTTCCATTCCCCGACGGAGTTATCCGGATTGCGCCGTCGGGATATTCTTGTGTTTTCGTTGCCCGAAAGCAAACAGCACAATCTGTCGTTTCTCGCCAATGTCATGGCGCAGCATTTTCCGCTGGAACAGGCCATTTACCTGGCGGCCAGTGAAGACATGGGGTTGCGATTGGACTTATCCCGGCACGGGTTTCAATTCTTTTTCGTGTGGCCGGAAGACAGCTTCTATTTCCGGCGTCATTTCTATCAGCTTTATCATAATATTGCGGCACAGTATCAACCCTATCGTGTTTGTTTGATCGGTGAGGGCGACGCATGCCGAGACCTGGAAGCGCATTTGAGCGGTCTGGGCGTGCACACGGCGCATTACCGTGAGGCCGAACAAGCCTTGGCGGCGGTTCGTAATGGGTTGCCGAACGCCATCGTGTTGAATCAGGATGCGTCGGAGGATGTTGCTTCCATACACACGGCGTTGCGTCAGTTCCCGAATATGAAAATGGTGCCGGTATTTCATTTTCAGACGGTGCCGGAGCATTTGGCGAAACTGGATGCCTTCAATCACTACCAAGAAGATGTCGTTCTGCCGAAAAGCATGCCGGTTTACCGCTTAGGAACACAAATTCTGGCGCGTTTGGACCATGAGCGGGATTTGCGCTATTTGACCGACGCGGCCGATAATGCGCTGCAAAAAGCCATCGACTACAAAACCGGGCTGGATTTCCATAATATTATCTCCGTGGCGGACCGAAAAGGGCGAATCATCGAAGTGAACGACACCTTCTGTCGTGTCAGTGGTTATACGCGGGATGAGTTGTTGGGGCAGGATCATCGAATCGTCAATTCGGGGCGACACCCGAAAGAATTTTTTGCCGAGATGTGGCGCACCATCGCGTCAGGGCAGCCTTGGCGCGGCGAAGTGTGTAACCGAGCTAAGTCGGGCGAACTCTATTGGGTGGAATCGAGCATCATCCCGATCTTGGATATTAAAGGCCGTCCGGAAAAATACATTTCTATTCGAACCGATGTGACGCATATCAAGCAGACCGAGCAGCGCTTGCTGGATGCGCAATCCATGGCCAAAATCAGTTATTGGCAACTGGATGTGAATAATCAAACTTTGGAATGGTCGGACACCATTTACGATATTTTCGGTTATGACCGTGAAAGCTTTCCGCCGGATATTGAAGGGTTTGAATCGATTGTTCACCCGGACGATTATGATGATGTGGTCGCCGCCAAGGCCAAACTCGCGGAACCCGGTGGGTTTGCATTTGCACATCGTATCGTGCGAGCCGATGGAAGCCTTCGTTACATCCAGCAACAGGGCCATCCGGTGCTCGATGAGGCGGGCAATGTGATTTTTATTTCCGGTTTTGCGCAGGACGTCACCGATATCAAGGTGGCGGAAAATGCCTTGAAAACCAGTGAAGATCGCTTGAGTCGTAGCCAGAGCTTTGCCAATATCGGCACTTGGGATTGGAATATTCAAACCGGCGAAGTGTATTGGTCTGACCGAATTGCGCCTTTGTTCGGCGGTGAACGTCAGGAAATGGAATCCACATTCGATAATTTTGTCGATTACCTGCATCCCGACGACCGACAAACGGTCTTGGATGCCATTACCGCCTGTGTCGAGAAAGGAGAGGACTACAATGTAGAGCACAGAGTGGTTTGGGGGGACGGCACGGTGCGTTGGTTGCAGGAGCGGGGGGATGTGATACGTTCCGAAACGGGCGAAGCGCAGAGAATGCTGGGCATTGTGCAAGATATCACGGAGCGTAAGCAATCCGAACAGGATTTGATTGAAGCGCTCAAGCGTGCCGAGAAAGCCGACCAAGCCAAAAGCGATTTTTTATCCAGCATGAGCCACGAATTGCGGACGCCGCTGAATGCGATTATCGGTTTTGCAGAGCTGCTGAAAGATGATGGCTTGTCGGAACGTCAATTGCGCCAAGTTCATAATATTGCCGACAGTGGTGAACATTTACTGGCCCTGATCAACCAGCTGCTCGAACTGTCCCGAATTGAAGAGGGTGAGGTGGATATTAATGTCGAGCCGACTTGCCTGGAAAACCTGGTTAAAAGCAGTTTGTCCACGATTGAGCCTTTAGCGAATAAGCACCGCATTGCCGTCTTACCGATTCAATGGCATGAATTTGATTACCAGGTTGAAGTGGATGGGCTGCGTTTTAAACAAGTGTTGTTGAATTTGCTGTCGAATGCGGTGAAATACAATCGTCCAAACGGCACCATTCAACTTAGAGCGCAAACCGTTGCCTTGCCCGGGGGGCGTAAGCATGTCCGAATTGCGGTGACGGATACCGGTTACGGCATTCCATTGGAAAAACAGTCTCAGGTCTTTGCGGCTTATAAACGTTTGGGGCAAGAGTCTTCTGACATTGAAGGCACCGGTATCGGCTTGAGTATTGCTCAGAAACTTATGGAGTTAATGGGCGGCGAAATCGGCTTCAGCAGCGAAGAAGGTAAAGGGTCTTCTTTTTGGGTGACGTTGCCTTTGGTTTCGTCAGATGCCTCGAAAGCCGAAGCTTTGGATGTGGCGGCGGAATTCGAATGTACCGATTGTTTGATCAAGGTATTGTTGGTGGATGATAACCCTAATAATATGCGTTTAATGGCGGAAGCGAGCCATGATTTAACCGGCGTTGAACTGAACATTGCCCCCAATTTGGAATTGGGGGCGGAAATGTTGGTGTCTTACCAACCTAACTTGGTGTTGCTGGGTAAGCGGTTGGAACCGGACCAAGCCCTGGAGACGATACGAGCGTATAAAAGCACTTCCGCCGTTTCCGGTGAACGGTTTTATTGCCTATTGGCGGATTTTGTTTTGGATGAGGTGGATTGTATTTTACCGGTCGAACTGTCGGGCACGGATGTGACTACGCTCATCGCTAAAGCGAGAGGGATGACCAATGTTTAA